In the Qipengyuania gelatinilytica genome, ACCGCTTGATGACGCGGCTGTTGGTCGGTACCCGCCTGCTTGCACCCGATCTCGCCATCCCGGGCGAGGCACCATGCGCGATCCTTGCGCGGCTGTGCGAGGCGGATGATTTCGAGACCCTGCTCGACCGCTTCGCCGGTGCAAGGGCGCAGGTCGCGAAGAAATGGCAGACGATTTTCGGCGAAACCCTGGAGCTGGACTGATGACGACTTATGCAGAAGGCGATGCCTTCCCCGATTTCACCATGGAAACGCCCGAGGGCGGAACCGTGACCAAGGCCGACCTTGCAGGCAGGAAGGCCGTGATCTTCTTCTATCCGAAGGACAACACCCCCGGTTGCACGACCGAGGCAAAGGATTTCACCGCGGCCAAGGCGGACTTTGAAAAGGCGGGCACCTATTTGCTCGGCGTGAGCAAGGATTCGGCGAAGAAGCACCAGAATTTCATCGCCAAGCACGATCTCACGGTGGACCTCGCCACCGATGCCGAGGAAAACGGCCTGTCGGACGAACTCGGTGTCTGGGGCGAGAAGAAGAATTACGGGCGCACCTATATGGGCATGATCCGTTCGACCTACCTGCTCGATGAAGACGGTACGATCCTGCGCATCTGGCCCAAGGTCCGCGTGAAGGGTCATGTCGATGAAGTGCTGGAGGCGGCGCGCGGCGCATGACCTCTGTCGCCCGCGCCATTCGCGAAGCTCTGCTGACGGGCGACAAGTCGGCCAAGGTCTTTGCCGCCCGCAAGGTGGCGCGCGACTGGCGGCTGGGGCGGCTCTCCTTCGAGTTCGACTGCACCATGCCCGATCGTCCGCAATGGCCCGATACGCTCGAACTGCGCCTGCCGCGCGATATGCCGAGACGCGGGAAGGGCGGCAGCGAGAAAGGGCGCATCGCCCTGTGGCACTCGCTCGCCCATATCGAATTCGTCGCGATTGACCTCGCGCTCGACATGGCGGGGCGGTTTGGGGAATCGATGGGGGAGGGCTTCGTTTCGGACTTCCTCGCGGTGGCCGCAGACGAAGCCATGCATTTCGCGATTCTCGAGCGCAAACTCGATTCGCTCGGCTCGACCTACGGGGCGTTGCCTGCGCACGACGGGCTGTGGAGCGCTGCGCAAGACACCGCGCATGACGTCGCCGCGCGGCTTGCGATCGTTCCCATGGTCCTCGAAGCGCGGGGGCTCGACGTCACTCCGGCGACGCTCGAAAGGGTCGCCAAGCAAGGTGATGAAAACGGGGCGAAAATTCTGCAGCGAATCCTTGACGACGAAATCCGTCATGTCGCCTTCGGCTCAAAGCACTTTCGCGCAGTTTGCGTGGAACGCGGCGAGAACCCGCCGGAATCATGGCGAAAATTGGTCAAAACGCACTTTTCGGGAGGGCTGAAGCCACCATTCAACGACTCGGCGCGTTCCGCAGCCGGTTTATCGCGGGACTTCTACGCTGGTATTGCGTGATTAACCTTTAGGCCCTTAACCCATACTCACGAATTGCCGGGGGGTTCCGGCGGGACATAAATTATGACGGATGAGCAGCCGGGACGCTCTCATCGGTCAGGGACAAGAAGGCGCTTCAGCGCCGACGGACGGGTTTAGCATGATCATCAAGCGCGCATCGCTTGCTTTCACCATGGCTGCTGCAGGAATGCTGGTTGCCGCCGCTCCGGCACAGGCCGGAACCGACGGCGTCACCGCTGCGACCTCCGCTGCCGAAGGCGCGATCGACATCTCGAAGGTCGCCGACACCGCTGCCGGTGGTGACGATGCACAGTTCACCGAACTTTTCGCCCGCTGGGAAAATCCGACCGCGGCTCCGGCCGTCACCGCTCCGCAGGTTTCGGTTCCTTCGCGCATGCCGCTCGAAGATGCACGCCTCACCAGCGATTACGGCATGCGCACGCATCCCGTTCTCAAGCGTCGCCTCGGTCACAAGGGCGTCGATCTCGCCGCTCCGACCGGCACGCCGATCTACGCCACTGCCGACGGTTACGTCTCGAAGGCACAGCGCTGGTCGAGCTATGGCAACTTCGTTTCGATCGAACATGGCGCCCGCATCCAGACCCGCTACGCTCACATGTCGAGCATCGCAGTCGCTCCGGGCACTCGCGTCAAGAAGGGTGAGCTCATTGGCTACGTCGGTTCGACCGGCCGTTCGACCGGCCCGCACCTTCACTATGAAGTCCGCATCGACGGCGAAGCGGTGAACCCGGTTCCCTACATGATCGAATCGGAAGCCCAGCAGGCCTTCGCGCTTGCGATCGGCGAAGGTGGCCAGGGTGGCAACGACGAAGAATAATTCGTCAAACCGGTCTTGCGGGAAAGAATAAGGAAGGCGGCGGGCACATCCCGGCCGCCTTTTTTCTTGCCCGCAGGCCTGTGGTGGTTACGTTTCACCTTGCAACCGGACGAATCCCCAAATGCGGACCGCCGGCAGGAGAGAGGACCATAGATGCACCCGATCACGCATGCACAGGCGCGCCCCGACCACCCCGCAATCATCATGTCGGGCAGCGGGGAGACGATGACCTATGGCGAGATGGACGACTATGCCAACCGCTTCGCCCAGCTGCTGCGCGCAAGGGGTCTGAAGGCCGGCGACCACTTCGGCGTGCTGATGGAAAACAACATCCATTACCTGCCCATCGTCTGGGGATCGCAGCGCGCCGGGACGATGATGGTGCCCGTCTCCACCCGCCTGACCGCGCCGGAGATCTGCTACATCCTCAATGATGCAGGGGTGAAGCTGCTGGTCACGACCGCCAAGTTCGATGATCGCATGGACGATATGCGCGCCAGCTGCAGCGACATGGAATTCCTGATTGTCGGTTCGGGCGATGAGGAGGATTTCGAGGCTGCCCTCAATGCCCAGCCTGCAGAACCGATCGCGGACCAGGCGCCGGGCCAGTACATGCTCTATTCCTCGGGGACCACAGGCAGCCCCAAGGGCGTTCGCCCCGCGCCGCCCGACAGCGACGATATCCTTGCGCCCAATCCGCTTGTCGGCCTCGCCGTCATGGGTGCCGGCATGCCCGCAGATGGCAGCATGGTCTACCTGTCGCCCGCGCCGCTTTACCACGCGGCGCCGCTCGGCTGGTGCACCACGGCTCAGCGCCTTGGCGGGACGGTCGTGGTGATGGAACATTTCGATCCCCAGCATGCCCTCGAGACGATCGAGAAGTACAGGATCACCGACAGCCAGTGGGTGCCGACGCATTTCGTGCGCATGCTCAAGCTCGAACCGCACGAGCGCGAGGGTTATGACCTCTCGAGCCACCAGCGCGCGCTCCATGCGGCCGCGCCCTGCCCCGTTCCGATCAAGCGCGAGATGATCGAATGGTGGGGCCCGATCATCAACGAATATTACGCCGGGTCCGAAGGCATCGGCATGACGCTGATCAAGGCCGAGGACTGGCTCACCCATCCGGGCAGCGTGGGCCGGGCGATCTATGGCAAGCTCCATGTCTGCGATGGCGACGGCAACGAGGTCCCCGCCGGGCAGGACGGGCTGTTGTTCTTCGAGAACGACCTCATCCCGACCTATCACAACGATCCGGAGAAAACGGCCGAGGCGATGCACCCGAAGGGCTGGATGACGCTGGGCGATATCGGCCACCTCGACGAAGACGGGTTCCTCTACCTGACCGACCGCAAGAGCCACATGATCATCTCGGGCGGGGTCAACATCTACCCGCAGGAGATCGAGAACCTGCTGGTCACGCATGACAAGGTGATGGATGCCGCCGTCATTGGCGCTCCCTGCCCCGATTTCGGCGAGAAGGTGGTCGCGGTCGTCCAGCCGATCGACATGTCAGAGGCCGGCGAAGGCCTCGAGGCGGAACTGCGCGAATTCCTCGCCCCCAGCCTTGCCAAGATCAAGATGCCGAAGCTGTTCGATTTCCGCCCCGAACTCCCGCGCGAGGCGAATGGCAAGCTCTACAAGCGCGAACTGCGTGACGAGTACCAGCGCATGGCCGAGGAAGAAACGGAGCAGGCGTGATGACGGCGCAGGACAGGCCAACGCTCGACCCCAGGACCGCCTACGATGTCATCTCGGCCGAGAAATATGCCGACTGGGACCCGCTGCTCGACACGTTCGATCGCCTGCGCGAGGAAACGCCGCTGGTCTGGGTGGAAGATCCCGAACATCGCCATCCGCCGTTCTGGCTGGTCTCGCGCTATGAGGATGCGATGCGCATTTCGAAGGACAATGCGACCTTCCTCAACAATCCGCAGACGGTCGTGTTCAGCCTCACCGAAGGGATCGAATTCGCCAAGAGCGTGACCGGCGGCAGTCCGCACCTCGTCGCCAGCCTCGTGACCTTCGATGCGCCGATCCACATGAAGTATCGCAAGCTGACGCAGGAATGGTTCATGCCCAAGAACCTGCGCACGCTGGAACACGATATCCGCGAGCTGGCAGACAAGACGGTCGACCGGCTGATCAAGGCCGGGCCGCAAGCCGACTTTTGCAAGCTCGTCTCGCAGCCCTACCCGCTGCATGTGGTGATGCAGATCCTCGGCGTTCCGGAAGAGGACGAACCGCGCATGCTGTTGCTGACGCAGCAGATGTTCGGCGGGCAGGACGAGGAACTGAACCAGTCGGGCATGAAAGACCTGCCTCCCGAAGCCATCACCCAGCTCGTTGCCGGCGCGGTGAAGGATTTCGAGGCCTATTTTGCCAAGCTCACCGCAGAGAAGCGGGCCAATCCGACCGACGATGTCGCCAGCACCATCGCCAATGCAAGGATCGACGGCGAGCCGCTGAACGACCGCGACATGATGGGCTATTACATTATCGTCGCCGCCGCCGGGCACGACACCACGAGCGCCAGCACGGCAGGCGCGATGCTGGCGCTGGCACAGGACCCGGAGCAATGGGCACGCGTGCGCGAGGACCGCTCGCTCCTTCCCGGCATCGTCGAGGAAGCGATCCGCTGGACCAGCCCGGTGCAGCACTTCATGCGCACTGCGGCAGAAGATACCGAGATCGCCGGCCAGAAAATCGCCAAGGGCGACTGGGTGATGATCAATTACGTCGCCGCCAACCACGACCCGGCGCAATTCGACGAGCCGCGCAAGTTCGATGCCGGCCGCAGCCCCAATCGCCACCTTGCCTTCGGCGCAGGCGCACACCAGTGCCTCGGCCTGCACCTTGCCAGGCTCGAGATGAAGATCCTTTTCGAGGTGCTGCTCGACCGGATCGAGACAGTCGAACTGGCAGGCGAGCCCAAGCGGGCCAAGTCGACCTTCGTGGGCGGGTTGAAGACGCTCCCGCTGCGGGTCGGAGTGGCCTGACATGGGCGCTTGGGGAGCGGGCCCGTTCGACAATGACGATGCGCTCGACGCGGTCGACGACCTTGTCAGTGTCGAAGCGATTGCAGCCGAATTCACCGCCGCCGGGGTCGAGGGAGACGTCGAGGCCACCGAATCCAGCCGGATCATTGCCGCGGCCGAATGCGTCGCGGCCATGCGCGGCCATCCGCATCCCGACTTGCCCGATGAACTCGCCGAGCGGGTCCGGGCGTTCGGGAAGCCATCGCTCGAACTGTTCGACCGTGCCCGCGACAATGTCTCGGCGGTGATGGCCCGCAGCGAGCTGGGCGAGCTGTGGGCGGAAGAAGGATCGGGGGACTGGAACCGCGAGATGACCGGTCTGGTCGCGCGCCTCAACAAGCCGCAGGCCAAGGCGGGAAAGCCGAAGGGCGCCAAGAAGCCGTTCGACAATCCTTCACCCTGTTCCTTCTGCAACAAACCCATGGGCGAAGAAGAAATGTCGATGTTCGACATCTCGCTGGCCGACGGAATGGGCAATTCCCTGAAGCAGGGTGGCTGGGCCCATATCGCCTGCCTCAATTCAGCCCTTCATCCCCGGCACATGATCCAGAACTGGCAGTTCGACGATGAATTGCTCGACTTCGCGACGAAGAAGCTGCGCTCCGAAGACTGACTGGTGAAGAGGCGAAGTGGTTTTCGCCCCTTTCCAAGTCAAACCCGCGTGATTGCGGGGAAAATCGTACAAGAGCTTTCCGATTTTCCTACCCAAATGCCCCCCTTTCTGCTAGGTGAATGGCATGGATAAAACAGTAGGACGATAGGCTTTCGGCTGTTGCCGGGAGCCGTGTTGACCTGCGCATAAGAAAGGGGGGAATCATGACTTTGCTAGAGCCGCACAACATGCCGTTTGCGGCCGCTCTTGGCATCATGCTCGTCCTCGCGATCGTGCAGATGATCGGTGTCGCCGATTTCGGTGATGCGGATGTCGATCTGGACATCGATGGCGAGGGCTTGCCGGATGCGGGGATGTTCGACGGGCTGCTGACGCTGCTCGGTATCGGACGCATCCCGCTGACGATCTGGCTGGCGCTGTTCCTGCTCATGTTCGCAGGCATTGGCCTGTCGATCCAGGAGCTCGCGACAAGCCTCACCGGCAGCCCGCTCTACAGCTGGCTTGCCGCGCTGATGGCCGGCGTCGCCGCACTTCCGGTGACGGGCGTTTTCGCCCGGCCGCTGGGTCGCATCCTGCCCAAGGACCACACCACCGCTGTCAGCACCGAAAGCCTTGTCGGCCGCCGTGCGACGATCAGCATCGGCGTGGCCCGTGCGGGATCTCCTGCGCGAGCGAGGGTGAAGGACATCCACGGCCAGACCCACCGGGTCATGGTGGAGCCGCACGAGGCATCATCCGAACTCCACGAAGGCGACGAGGTCCTCCTCGTCCGCCGCGAGGGAAATCAATTCTACGCGACCGCGCTCGCCGAGCGCCGCCTGTCGCCAACGGTCAATCAATAAGGAGGAGCAATGGACAGTCTATTTGGAACATCACTGGTAATGATCGGGGGTGCCACTCTACTCGGCATCATCATCATCACCTTCCTGCTGAAGATGTATCGCCGTGCCTCGAAGGAAATTGCCTTCGTGCGGACTGGCGTGGGCGGCGAAAAGGTCGTGATGAACGGGGGCGCTCTGGTGCTGCCGGTCTTCCACGAAACCATGCCGGTCAACATGAACACGCTGGTGCTTTCGGTCATCCGCCGCGATGGCGAAGCGCTGATCACGCTCGACCGCCTGCGGATCGACGTGAAGGCGGAATTCTACGTCCGCGTGAAGCCCGATGCCGAAGCGATCGCCATGGCGGCGCAGACGCTGGGCCAACGCACGATGCAGCCCGAAGCCCTGAAGGACCTCGTCGAAGGTAAGTTCGTCGACGCACTGCGCAGCGTTGCTGCCGGCATGACGATGAACGAGCTGCACGAACAGCGTGCCGACTTCGTCCAGAAGGTGCAGCAGGTGTCGTCGAACGACCTCGCCATGAACGGCCTGGAACTGGAATCGGTCTCGCTGACCGGTCTCGACCAGACGAGCATCGAGCACTTCAACGCCAACAACGCCTTCGACGCCGAAGGTCTGACCAAGCTGACCGAGCAGATCGAGGCGCGCAAGAAACTGCGCAACGACATCGAGCAGGACACGCGCGTGCAGATGGAGACGAAGAACCTCGAGGCGGATGCCAAGAGCTTCGAAATCGGGCGCGACAAGGAATACGCCCGCCTCCAGCAGGAGCGCGAGGTGGAAATCCGCCGCGCCGCGCAGTCCTCGGAAATCGCCCGCGAACAGGCAGAGCGCAGCCGTGAGGCCGACGCTGCCCGCATCGAGGCGAAGAAGCAGGTCGACGCACAGCAGATCGAAGCCGACCGTCTCGTCGAAGAGGCACGGATCGACCAGCAGCGCGCACTCGAAATCGCTCGGCAGGAGCAGCAGATCGCGGTCCAGAACAAGAGCCGCGAGGAAAGCCAGGCCAAGGCAGAGGCTGACGAAGCCCGCGCCAAGGCAGTCGCTGCCGAAGAGCAGGTCGCAACCAGCCGCGAAACCGAGATCGCAGAGCGTGACAAGCGCATCCAGCTGATCGAGGCTTCGAAGCAGGCAGAGCGCGACGCCATCAGCGTCCGCGTGGAAGCCGAGGCCGAGAAGGATGCTGCGACGAACCGCGCCGAAGCGCTGCGCCTCGAAGCGCAGGGTGAGGCCGAGGCCGAGAAGCTGCGTGCCGAAGCTGCACGCGTCCGCTTCGAAGTCGAGGCAGCCGGTCAGAAGGCGATCAACGAGGCAGCGAACATCCTGTCCTCGGACCAGATCAGCCTGCAGACCAAGATGGCCTTGCTCAAGGTCCTGCCCGAACTGGTCAAGGAAAGCGCCAAGCCGATGGAAGCGATCGAGAGCATCAAGATCGTCCAGGTCGACGGCCTTACCAATGGCGGGAAAGGCGGCTCCGGTGGAGCAGCCAGCGTCGGAGGCGGATCGGGCAATCTCGCGACCGACGCGGTCAGCGCAGCCCTTGCCTACCGCGCGCAGGCCCCGGTGCTCGACGGGCTGATGAAGGAACTGGGCCTCGACGGCTCGAGCCTCAACAGCCTGGTCAAGGGCCCGGCAGAGCAGACCGGCGGGTTCGCAGTCGAAGAAGAAGCCAAGGAAGAGCCCAAGGCCCTTGCGGCCAATGGCAAGTCCGAAGGCGACAACAAGTCCGCCGACGCCTGATCATCAGGCTGGACGCAAACGGAAAAGGGGGCACTTTGGTGTCCCCTTTTTTGTTGCGTATCTTCGGGTCGCAGGCCTAACCGCACCGTCATGAACGACACGCCCCGATGGACCATGCCCCCCGAATGGGCACCGCAGGACTGGCTCTGGATCGGCTTCCCGCACGATGCCGACGAGTGGCCCGAGGTTCTCCCGGCGGCGCAGGAACAGATTGCCGCCTTCGCCAATGCAGTCGCCGAGAGCGGGCAGGAAGTGCGACTCCTGGTCCGCGATGCGAATAACGAGCAGCGTGCGCGCGACCTTGTCAGTGGCTCTGTGAAGCTGGAACGGCGCGCCTATGGCGATGTCTGGCTGCGCGACACCGGCCCGCTGGTGCTGACCGACGCCACCGGTCACCGCATCGCCAAGCGCTTTGGCTTCAACGGCTGGGGCGGGAAATACCTGATGGAAGGCGACCAGACCATCGGCGCGAAGCTGGCCGAAGACGAAGGGCTGCAGCTCGATGTCGCCGACTGGATCCTTGAAGGCGGGGCCATTGATGGCGACGGCACCGGCCTTGTCGCGACGACGGAGCAATGCCTGCTCAACCCCAATCGCAACCCGCAGCTGACCCGCGAGGAGATCGAACATCGGCTCAAGTCCGACCTCGGCTTTACCCGCGTGCTGTGGCTGGGCGACGGTCTCATCAACGACCACACCGACGGGCATGTCGACAATCTCGCCCGTTTCGTCGGCGCGAATACGCTCGCCCTGCCCCGCGCGACCGGCAGCGACGATCCCAACGCGGATATCTACGCCGATGCCAAGGCCCGCGCGGAAGCGGCCGGCGTCGCCGTGGTGGAGATACCGTCGCCGGGCCGCATCACCAGCGGCGACCGGATCGAGCCCGCGAGCTACGCAAATTTCGCGATCACGAGCCATCTCGTCGTCGTGCCGACCTTCGGCAGCCCCTATGACGAAGAGGGCGTGGCCGCGATTGCAGAGCTCTTCCCGGATCGTGCCACGATCGGCCTCAGGGGCGACGCCGTGCTCGCCGGCGGGGGCGGATTCCACTGCGCCAGCCAGCAGATGCCGGCCGCCCGCGCACGGATTTAACCTTTCGTTAGGGTTTCGCGCGGAGAATAGGGGCCATGGCAAAAGCTATCGCTCTCGCACGCACGCATGTCCCGGCGCTTCCGCTGGGTGAAATCGCGCGCGCTGCTATCGTGAGCGGCTGCGGCCTCGCGCTGGTCCTCGCCGGCCCCGCGCTTCCCTTCTGACAATCGCCGGTTAGCTTTTTCGCGCTTCGTCCTGGCCGATCCAGGCGAATACTGCTGCGCGCAGCTCCTGCCACTTCACCGCTGCCCACAGGACCAGCGCGCTGAAGCCGAGCAAGGCGACGCTGCTCGAAACGAAACCTTCGAAGACATCGCCCAGCGTAAAGGCCAGGAATGGCAGCCCCACGATCAGTCCTGCACGCCGGTTTGCCGCCAGCGCGAACATGGCAATGCCTAGGAAGATGACGAGCGCGCCGACCAGGGCAAAGTCGCCGCTTGCCGCGAAGTGGAAGAGGTTGGGCACCAGCAGCAGGCTGCCGAGCATGTGGAGCCAGAAGGCCGTGTCCGAAGTCTGCGTGCGGCGCTCGCGGTCCGACAGGTCGAGCCAGATACCGACACCTGCGGCGCAGGCACCGGCCAGCAGCAGCCGGATGCGGATGCCGGTCTCGGTCGGCCCCGGAAGCGTGCTGCCCGGATCGGTGTTCGCCAGAAGGTCGATGAAGAACAACGGCAGCATCGATGCCGCAGCCATCGCCAGTGCATAGGGCACGCGGTGACGCAGGGCGAAGAGCACGTTGAGCAACGCGGCGACGAGACAGGCAATAATCACGCCCAGCGGATCGATCCCGTCGCGGAAACCCGAAAGATCGCGGCCACCGGGATTGATGGCGAGATAGCCCACGAGGATACCGGCGGTGAAGGCGACCGTGGCGAACTGGCCGGCCAGCACGATGGCGGGAAAGGCCATGCGGCGGATACGCACGAAGAACTCGGCCACCGCCCAGGTGACCACGCCGGGGATCAGCAGCGCGGCGAGCGAGCGCGGGAGCCAGTCGGCCGCCAGCTCGCGCTCGACGAAGATCCCTGAACTGTAGAGCCAGACGCCTGCGAGGACCCACGCGCCGAATGAAACCGGCAGGAAGCCCATCACGACGAAAATATCGTTGAAGCCCGACACCAACCGTACGGGCTCTTCCTCCGCCGGCGTCTCTTCCGCGACCGGCTTGGGCGGGGGCACGAACTCCCCTGCACTCGGCAGCCTGGCCCTGAGCGGAGCAGGCACCAGCAGCAAGGCGGCGCGGCGCATGGGTGACCAGAAAGCGGCCATGGCGAGGATACCGAAACCGAGTGTGAGGCTGACGCCGATCAGCCTGGTCTCGAGCGCAAGCCCTTCACCGAGCGAGGCCAGCGCATAGGCCACATAGCCGAGGCTGGAGGCAAGCAGCGGCCTGCGGTCGATGACGAGTGCCACCAGCGCGAGCACGGCGACGATGACCAGCACCGGTGCCGCCGCGATGGGCTGATCGAAGCTGGGCTGGAACCCGCCGAGCAGGAAAATCCCGTGCACGATGAGCGGGGCAGCGAAGATGTGCAGCCAGAAGCCGATGCCCGAACGGCGGGTGGTGCGCTCCGGGTCGGACATGTCGGCAGCCATGGCGAAGCCGAACAGGACGATGCCCGCAACAAGGCTTTCCCACGGGCCGCTCCCGCCCCACGCAGTCTCCAGCAGGTTGCGCACGCCGAGAATGGTCGCAACCGGTGCCGCAACGACAAGCGCGCCTGCAATGGGGATGCGGAAGACCTTCCAGAACCACGCCATGAAGCCGGCAACGACGAAGCCTGCTACGAATTCGAGCAGGGCAGCGGCGATCAGCATGCCGAAGGCTGCGCAGATTGCGAGCACGATGGCGCTGAAGGCGAAGTTGCGTTGTTTCACCAGCGGGATGGCAAGGCCGGTGGCAGCTGCCGCAACGGCTGCACCTGCAAAGGGGCCGGCAGCGCCCAATATCGCGCCCAGAGCCAGCAGGCCCAGCAGGCTGGCAATGCCGGCGAGAATGTCCGCCGCGCCCGTTACCAGCCGCGCATCTTCCTCGTCACGGCGCTGTGCCGCAATATCCATGGTGCTTTCCATCGATCCCTCGATCCCCCGGTTGAGGCGATGTGTATAGCAGCTTGGCCTTGAGAAAACCCTACCCTTGCAACAACTTCCACACAGCTCCCGCCGCTGCGCCGCCCAGCACGAGGGCTACACTCACCTGCCACTGGCGCGCAGTGACGCGGCCGAAGGCGGCATGCCCGAACAGGTCGCCGACGAGGACCGCCGGGAAGAGCAGCAGCGCAAGCAGCACTTCGCGCTTTCCGCCGACACCAAGGGCGATGAACAGGATCGAGGACAGCGGGGTAAGCACGAGGAAGATCGCCATCATCGACGCGCGCGCAGAACGGGGCTCCAAGCGCCCACGCAGGTAGAACGGGGCCATTCCCGGACCGGGCATGCCGGCAAAGCCTCCGAAGAAGCCGGTGAAGAAACCCGAGAGGCCCATGGCAGGCTTGCGCGGCAGGGCCACCTTGCCGAGCGGCACGACCACCAGCACGAAGGCTCCGAGCGAAACCATTGCGATCAGCATCCGGGCCCAGTCCGCGCTCAGCGTGACGAGCGCCCACAGGCCGAGCGGCATGCAGGCGAGCGCGAGCAAGGTGATCGGGATCGCAGATCTGTTGGCATCGCGGCGGATGCGTCCGATATCCGTCAGTCCGATCAGGAACAGCGAGATATTGCCCACCAGCACCGCTTCCTTCGGCGCGATGGTCAGCGCGAGGACGGGCACGATCACCACCGACAGGCCGAAGCCTGCCAGCCCGCGGACAAATCCGGCAGCAAGCGCCGTCAACAGCGCAATGGCAATCGCTTCGAAAGGCAGTCCGAGCATCTAGCCGAATGCCTTCCACAGCGCCGCGAGCGCGGCAGTGCCGAGAACGAGGCCCACGCATATGCGCCAGGTCCTGTCCTCGATGCGTCCCGAGGCCTTGTTGCCGAGCCAGTTCCCCAGCAGCACCGCCGGGAAGAGCAGCGCGGCAAGCAGCAGCAACGACCAGTCGAGCACGCCGATCGCCGCGCCGCTCAACAGCCCCGTGGTCGACGCGCAAGTAAAGATGAGCAGCATCGAGGCCTTGGCAGTCTCGCGCGGGATGTCGCGCCCGACATAATAGGGCACGACCGGCGGGCCGGGCATGCCTGCATATCCGGTCATCAGCCCGCTCAAGATGCCGACCCCGCCGGTGGTCGCGGGATGGTGGTCGAGCGCACCGCGACGGGGCAGCAGGATGGCCACGAAGGCCGACAGGGCGATGAAAGCGATCACCACGCGCGCGATGGCGGGCGAGGTGATGGTGAGCAGGTACAGGCCAACAGGCGTCGTCACCGCCACTAGCGCAATGATTATCCAAGCCGATTTCTCGGCGCTACGCAGCAGCCGCCGGATCTCCGACATGCCGATGAAGACCGAGAGGAAATTGGTCAGCAGCACCGCATCGACCGGCGACAGCGCCAGCGCCAGCACCGGCACGATGAGAATTGCCATGCCAAAACCCGTCAACCCGCGCACGAAGGCAGAGCCGAACGCGGCGAGCAGCGCGACGACGACGGCAGCGGCCTCATAGCCTGCCAGAATATCCACTAGTCCCCCGAGCCTGCGATAATCAGCCAAAGAGTGACGCAGTGGAAAGCCGCAATGCCGAGATTGCTCAGCACGACCGGGTTTTCGAGCGATCCCACCGTGAAGGGGGTCATTACCTTATAGACGATCTGCACCGCCAGCAGAGCCGCCACCGCCGCAGTTACAGGCCTGAACAGGAGAACGCAGGAGGCAGCGAGGATCGCCAGATAAAGCGCAAGCAGGATCCCACGTGCCGGGCTGGTCTCGCCATAGGCTTGATCCGCCCATGCGGCGTTGGTCGCCATGCCGTAAGTCACCGGCACGAGGACCAGTATGTTCAGGACCAGCGAGAGGACGATCATCGATTTCATCGGCGGGTTTCCTCTCGCTTGGTAGTCACGGGCGCAAATCCGGCGGAGTCGCTTCGGCCTTGAGCATCGCGATGGCTTCCTCGAGGCTCATCACCTTCTGGTGCTGCTGGCCCAAGGTGCGGACGGCAACGGTGCCTTCCTCGGCCTCGCGATTGCCGACCACCAGCAGGTGCGGGACCTTGGCGTGGCTGTGTTCGCG is a window encoding:
- a CDS encoding peroxiredoxin; this translates as MTTYAEGDAFPDFTMETPEGGTVTKADLAGRKAVIFFYPKDNTPGCTTEAKDFTAAKADFEKAGTYLLGVSKDSAKKHQNFIAKHDLTVDLATDAEENGLSDELGVWGEKKNYGRTYMGMIRSTYLLDEDGTILRIWPKVRVKGHVDEVLEAARGA
- a CDS encoding ferritin-like domain-containing protein; its protein translation is MTSVARAIREALLTGDKSAKVFAARKVARDWRLGRLSFEFDCTMPDRPQWPDTLELRLPRDMPRRGKGGSEKGRIALWHSLAHIEFVAIDLALDMAGRFGESMGEGFVSDFLAVAADEAMHFAILERKLDSLGSTYGALPAHDGLWSAAQDTAHDVAARLAIVPMVLEARGLDVTPATLERVAKQGDENGAKILQRILDDEIRHVAFGSKHFRAVCVERGENPPESWRKLVKTHFSGGLKPPFNDSARSAAGLSRDFYAGIA
- a CDS encoding M23 family metallopeptidase, producing MIIKRASLAFTMAAAGMLVAAAPAQAGTDGVTAATSAAEGAIDISKVADTAAGGDDAQFTELFARWENPTAAPAVTAPQVSVPSRMPLEDARLTSDYGMRTHPVLKRRLGHKGVDLAAPTGTPIYATADGYVSKAQRWSSYGNFVSIEHGARIQTRYAHMSSIAVAPGTRVKKGELIGYVGSTGRSTGPHLHYEVRIDGEAVNPVPYMIESEAQQAFALAIGEGGQGGNDEE
- a CDS encoding acyl-CoA synthetase, with product MHPITHAQARPDHPAIIMSGSGETMTYGEMDDYANRFAQLLRARGLKAGDHFGVLMENNIHYLPIVWGSQRAGTMMVPVSTRLTAPEICYILNDAGVKLLVTTAKFDDRMDDMRASCSDMEFLIVGSGDEEDFEAALNAQPAEPIADQAPGQYMLYSSGTTGSPKGVRPAPPDSDDILAPNPLVGLAVMGAGMPADGSMVYLSPAPLYHAAPLGWCTTAQRLGGTVVVMEHFDPQHALETIEKYRITDSQWVPTHFVRMLKLEPHEREGYDLSSHQRALHAAAPCPVPIKREMIEWWGPIINEYYAGSEGIGMTLIKAEDWLTHPGSVGRAIYGKLHVCDGDGNEVPAGQDGLLFFENDLIPTYHNDPEKTAEAMHPKGWMTLGDIGHLDEDGFLYLTDRKSHMIISGGVNIYPQEIENLLVTHDKVMDAAVIGAPCPDFGEKVVAVVQPIDMSEAGEGLEAELREFLAPSLAKIKMPKLFDFRPELPREANGKLYKRELRDEYQRMAEEETEQA
- a CDS encoding cytochrome P450, giving the protein MTAQDRPTLDPRTAYDVISAEKYADWDPLLDTFDRLREETPLVWVEDPEHRHPPFWLVSRYEDAMRISKDNATFLNNPQTVVFSLTEGIEFAKSVTGGSPHLVASLVTFDAPIHMKYRKLTQEWFMPKNLRTLEHDIRELADKTVDRLIKAGPQADFCKLVSQPYPLHVVMQILGVPEEDEPRMLLLTQQMFGGQDEELNQSGMKDLPPEAITQLVAGAVKDFEAYFAKLTAEKRANPTDDVASTIANARIDGEPLNDRDMMGYYIIVAAAGHDTTSASTAGAMLALAQDPEQWARVREDRSLLPGIVEEAIRWTSPVQHFMRTAAEDTEIAGQKIAKGDWVMINYVAANHDPAQFDEPRKFDAGRSPNRHLAFGAGAHQCLGLHLARLEMKILFEVLLDRIETVELAGEPKRAKSTFVGGLKTLPLRVGVA
- a CDS encoding DUF4259 domain-containing protein, which gives rise to MGAWGAGPFDNDDALDAVDDLVSVEAIAAEFTAAGVEGDVEATESSRIIAAAECVAAMRGHPHPDLPDELAERVRAFGKPSLELFDRARDNVSAVMARSELGELWAEEGSGDWNREMTGLVARLNKPQAKAGKPKGAKKPFDNPSPCSFCNKPMGEEEMSMFDISLADGMGNSLKQGGWAHIACLNSALHPRHMIQNWQFDDELLDFATKKLRSED
- a CDS encoding YqiJ family protein, with the translated sequence MTLLEPHNMPFAAALGIMLVLAIVQMIGVADFGDADVDLDIDGEGLPDAGMFDGLLTLLGIGRIPLTIWLALFLLMFAGIGLSIQELATSLTGSPLYSWLAALMAGVAALPVTGVFARPLGRILPKDHTTAVSTESLVGRRATISIGVARAGSPARARVKDIHGQTHRVMVEPHEASSELHEGDEVLLVRREGNQFYATALAERRLSPTVNQ